TGACCATGATGCTGACCAGCGGTAGCGCGCCGATGAGTGCCCCGATCCGGTCCGTGCGCTTGGCGATCTCGGAGACCGCGACGATGACGGCTGCGGTCACGGCGTATTTGACGATGAGCATCAGCATAGCGAAAGCGTATTGTCGATAGACTTAGCCAGCGCGCCCGTTCTGGGCAAACCCGAATCACGCTGCCGCCCGAAGGGGGCGGAGCCTTATCTTTGCTTTTTGTGCGGGTGTAACTCGCCGACCGCCTATTGGTTTTTGCAGCAGGTTTCGTCGTCCTTGCAGTCGGGGCAGCGGTCCAGGCTGCCTCCGCAGCCACCGCCTCCACAACCGCCCCCGCCGCAGCAGCCTTCGGCGTCGCCCTTGTCGGCGGCATCGCCTTCGCAGCCATTGCAGGAGCCGCAGGACTCGCGGATGACGTGTTCGCGCTCAAAGGTTTCCACCTTCACGCTTTTCAGGTCAAAGTCGTACTCCTGCGCGGCCACGATGTGCACCGTGTCCGTGCCAAAGTCGATCTGCATCGGTACGGTGCGCATGGCTGTCATTTCGATCAGGCTGGCTGCCTCCAGCGGCTCGATCCGCAGCTCGGGCTCGCCGGGCTTAACCACGCGGATGCCGGTGTGGATGGTTTTGACGGAGGAGAGCAGGCCATCGGGGCTGAACTGCACCGAGTTTTGGTCGGCGTTCATCCCGACCATTTCCGGGTCAAAGGCTTTTACCAGGCCGATGGGCGTGGCCAGCTCGACGGGGCTGGCGGGCTCCACGGAGCGGACCTGCCCGTCCTCGTAGAGCGAGAAGCCGGTGCGCACGCGCATCGCGCCTACCGGGGTCTCCAGCAGGATACGCTGACCCGGCCAGAGAGTGAGGGAGCGCAGGCTGCCGCCGGGGTAGAACCCGACACTGATCACCTTTGCGCTAAACTTGCCGACGGGCAGGTCAAAGTCCTGCACCTCGGCCATTTCGGCCTCCATCTGCTCAGTCCAGAAGCCGTCGACTTGCCCGTTGAGGGGAAAGAGGCGGTTGAGCGAGCCGTCTTCGTAAAAGGTGATGTACTCGGCCTCAAGCGGACCGATGGGGGTCTGTACGACCGATGAGCTGTCGAGCGAAACGCTCTTGAGCTGGCCACCCGGATAAAAGGCCAGGGAGCCGCGTTGTTTTTTCTGGCGCTCGCCATACTCCGCCATCTTGTACTGCGGGATGACTTCGCCGACCGGCGTCTGCACGCGGTTTTCGGCGTTGAGCATGCACGACTTGAGGGAGCCGTCTTTGTAGGTGAGAGTGCTCGTGATGCCTTCGAGCTTTCCGTAAGCGGTATCCAGCGTGTGTGTCATGCCTGCAATCGACGCATAAATCACACCGTTTTTTGCGCCCGCGAAATTTTTATAGACGCTATTAAGCGAATTTATTGTGACGCCCCCGTCACCTTATGTGACTCTTCGTCTCTCCAGCCTGCGGTAAGCCGCCTGGAGTGGGGAGCTATTCCTCGCGCATGCGGGCCTTGATGCGGGCGCGGGATTCTTCACACAGCCCGGTCTCGGGCAGGGCATCTTCGCAGCAATCGGGGTGCTGGTGGACCTCGGAGCAGACGGCGTCGATTTGCTGGCGGTAGCGGTCGGTGTAGCAGCAGCAGCGGCACAGCAGCTTCAGCTTGATCTTTTCCAGCAGGGTTAGCGGGCGCTCGCGCGATTCAGAAATCAGCCGGGTGGCGTCGCGGCAGCTTAGCCCGAACTTGATGAAGAACTTGAAGAAGGGGCTGGGTTTGTGGTTCTCTTGATTTGCGCGCGGCATGGTCTTTCTGAAAAAAGGTGCAGCTTTCTATGTCGTCAGGAGCAGGTTATCCTTACAAACTTGTTCCGGATTCATAATATGCAACCGCTGCTCGACATACTTCAGAAAACGACCGCGTTTTTCCAGCAAAAAGGCGTGCCGCAGGCGCGACTCGATGCCGAGTTGATCATCGCCCACGCGCTGGGCTGCCGCCGACTGGACCTGTATCTGCAATTTGACCGCCTCTTGACGGAATCGGAGCTGGCCGCCATGCGCCCGCTGGTGGCGCGCCGTGGCAAGCGTGAGCCGCTCCAGCACCTGCTGGGCGAGGCGCATTTTCACGGCCTCGTCCTCAAGGCTGATGCCCGTGCGCTCATCCCGCGCCCCGAGACAGAGGAACTGGTCGAGCTGCTGGTCGAGCGCCTGGGGGCTAGCCCTCCGGCTACGGTCTGCGACCTGGGGACGGGCACCGGAGCCATCGCCCTCGCGCTGGCCGCAGCCTTCCCTCAAGCTCAGATCGCGGCGGTCGATGCGTCCGCTGCCGCCCTCACCCTGGCAGCCGAGAACGCCGCTACCGCCGGGCTGACCGAGCGGGTGCGCTTCGTCGAGTCGGACTGGCTCGCAGCGCTGGACGGGGAACGCTTTTCGCTCATCGTTTCAAATCCTCCCTACCTGACCGAGGAGGAGTGGGAGCAGGTCGAGCCCGAGGTTCGCGACTGGGAGCCGAAGTCTGCGCTCACGGCCGGGCCGGACGGCCTCGATGATTACCGGAAAATCTTCGCTGCCGCCCCCGCGCATCTGGAGCCGGGTGGTTGGCTGGCGCTGGAAACCGGCATCTCCCAGCATGCGGCCCTGGCGGAAATCGCGCAGGAAGCGGGCTTCGCCACCACCGAGAGCCTTAATGATCTCAGTGGCCGCGAACGTTTCTTTTTGGCGCAGCAGGCAGGTTGCACCTGCGGGCAATGATGGGGCTCTGCCCCATCGCTCTCTGCGTTCGCTGCCCCGGGAACTCATCAAAGAATGCTGGTCCAGCCGGACCCTGCACTTTCGATGCTGCGCATCGCCGAGATACGAACCTCAAAACTGGGGTGTCACCCATTTGTATGGAGTTCGTTTGATATGGACTAATCGCCGTTGCCCATGCCGCCGCGTTGGCGGAGGCATCAGTGGTGCGCAGCACCACAGGTGCAGGGCTGTGTCCTGCCGCTCACTGCGTTCGCTGCCCCGGCAGGACATGGTCCTGCACCTGTGATGCCCACGCATCAATGCCAGCGGGTGCACCCCGTCAACCGAGCCGCTCGGTGGCGACGTGGTACTGCGGGTCTTCGGAGAGGTTGACCTCGACGCTGTCTCCGGCCTTGTCGAGCAGCTTGCGGCACTCGGGCGAGAGGTGGGTCAGGTGCAGGCGCTTGCCGAGGCTCTGATATTTTTCGGTCAGGGTATTGATCGCTTCGAGGCCCGACTGGTCGTACACGCGCGTGAAGTAAAAATCGACGATCACTTCGTCCGGATCTTCATGCGGTTTAAACAGCTCCTTGAACGACGCCACCGACGCGAAAAACAGCGGCCCGTGCAGTTGGTAGACGCGGGCACCTTTTTCGTTGGCGTAGACCTCTGCGCCCAGGTGCGTGGCGTGGCGCCAGGCGAAGACCAGAGCCGAGATGATCACGCCGATCACGACCGCCGTGGCCAGATCGTGCATCACGACCGTGTAGGCTGCCACCACGACCATCACGATCACGTCGCTGAACGGGATCTTTCTGAACGTGCGCAGGCTGGCCCACTCGAAAGTCCCGATCACCACCATAAACATGACGCCGACCAGTGCGGCCATCGGGATCATTTCGATCCACGGTGCCAGCACCAGCACGAAGGACAGCAGGCACAGCGCGGCGGTGATGCCGCTGGCGCGACCCCGTCCACCGGAGTTTACGTTGATAAGAGACTGGCCGATCATGGCGCAGCCGCCCATCCCTCCAAACATCCCGCTGACGATATTGGCCAGACCCTGCCCAAGGCATTCGCGGTTACCGCGCCCGCGGGTCTCGGTGATCTCGTCGATCAGGCTCAGGGTCATCAGCGACTCGATCAGGCCGACGGCGGCCATGGTCAGGGCAAAGGGAAAGATGATCCAGAGCGTATGCAGGTTCATCGGGGGCAGAAAATCATACTGCTCATCGAGGAAAAACAGCTTGGGCAGTCCGGCGGAGATGCCCCCCTCGGCCTCCACAGTCGTGGCCACCTGCGTAGCAATCGCCTCCGGGCTGGCCTCGGGGCCGAGCTCGGCCTTGGCCTCCGTGGTGGCGCGTGCGGTGGTGTTGGCGCGCAGCATGTCGCCCACGGTGAGCAGGGTATGGGACTGGCCCTGTGCCTCCCAGGATGCCGGGGCGGCTTTGTTGATGGCGATGGAGAGCCCGGTGACGATGAGGATCGCGGCCAGCGATGCCGGAACGGCGCGCGTCAGCTTAGGCAGCAGCCATATGATGAGCATGGTCAGCCCGACCAGTGCGAGCATCAGCACGAGTGCCGGCCCGTGCAGCAGGACCAGCTCACCCGCAGCGTTGACGGTTTTGAAGCTGCCAAATTGCGCCATGAAAATCACGATGGCCAGGCCGTTGACGAAGCCCAGCATGACCGAGTACGGCACCATGCGGATGAACTGCCCCAGCTTGCCCATGCCCGCCAGTACCTGGATGATCCCGCACAGGACCACGGTGGGGAACATGTACTCGACCCCGTACTTGGCCACGAGGGTGACGAGTACGACGGCGACTGCGCCGGTGGCCCCGGAGATCATCCCCGGTCGTCCGCCAAAAACAGCGGTGATCAGCCCCATGAAGAAAGCCGAGTACAGCCCGATGATGGGGGAGACTCCGGCGACGAAGGCAAAAGCAATGGCCTCGGGAACGAGGGCGAGGGCGACGGTCAGGCCCGACAGCAGGTCGTCCTTGAGGTTCGCGGTCCGTTTGCGGAAGAAATTGAGCATACCTTTTGTTTTCTAGAAGCCTTTCCCACCGAATGATGGAGCTTAACAAACAAAAGGGTAAGCGCGGAAAGTGCAGCGCAGGCCGTGCCATGTAAAGCCTTTACCCGGATTTTTTGGGTTCTGGGCTACTCCACGGGGCGATTATAAGCGGCTGGGGTGCGCGTGACTACGAGGGCTGATGGCAAACCGGTGCCGGGGTCCTGCTCGCTTTCGGTGAATTCTAAACTCTGCACCGGGGCAGCGAACGATGAGGCAGGGCCCCATCCATGCCAGCGGAGGCACTCCGCTTTACTTGCCCATGCCGAGGGCGTCCCAGAGGCCGGACATCTTGAAGACCTTTTTGACCTGCGGATCGACGTTGGTGATCTTCAGACGCTGCTTGCCGACGCGCTTGTTCACGGTCAGCACGATGCGCAGGAACGACGAGGAGGCGAAGGTCACTTCCTTCATGTCAAAGTTGACCACATCGTCGGTGGCTTCGATCTTCTTGATCAGGTCCTCCTGGACTTGCTGGCAGCGCTCGGCGTTGAGCGGGCCGACAAAGGCGCACACGAATTCTTTTTCACCGTCGGAGAACTGTACGATATCGGAGGACATGCTGCCCACTTTTGCGCACCCTCGGCTCAAGTCAAGCGCGGGTTGGCTGCCACCTTGCCCTCAAACCTCCACTCGCGGTGGCGGGTTGAGCTGGCCGATGGCCTCCAGCACGCGCTCGCTGATGGTGAGGAAACGCTTCGGGGCGGTGTCGCCGGGGTCGAGGTCGGCCACATCGAGGGCCGGGCCGTAGACGACGCTGATCTGGTTTTTCAGGTCGGGCAGTTTCTGGTGGCGGCTGAAGACCCGGAAGCTGCCGTGAATGCGGGCCGGGATGATCGGGACCTTGGCGCGTACGGCGATCATGCCCACGCCGGGCCGGGCCTCGCGGAGGTTGCCGTCGTCGGAGCGGGTGCCCTCGGGGAACACCAGCAGCCCGCCGCCGCTGCGCAGGACTTTGAACACCTCGCGAAAGGCTTGCAGGTCGTTACCGCCGTCTCGGTCCACAGGGATGGCGTGGCACTGGCGGATCAGATTCCCAAACTTACCCACGAACAACGTGCTACGGGCGAAGTAGTGCAGCTCGCGTGGGCAGGCGGCCCCGAAGGCGGGCGGGTCGAAGAAGCTGGCGTGGTTGCCGGCCAGCAGGAACGGCCCCTCCTTGGGGATGTTTTCGGTGCCGTAAACTTCCCAGCGGGTAAAGAAGTCGAAAATAAAGTGCGAGAGCGCCCAGCCCCCGCGGTAGACGGGATTCGTGCCGGGGTTTTTCATGCCTGTACGGGCGCGAGGCCGGTCGCGTCCTCAATGTGTCCGGCCAGCAGGTCCACGACCTGCTCAAGCGTGAGGTGGGAGGTGTCGATCCGCTCAGCGCCTACGGGACAGAGCAGGGGAGCAGTCTTGCGGGAGGAGTCGATGCGGTCGCGCTCGGCGATGGAGTCCGTCTGACCCTCCTTGGCGCGGCGGGCCGCGCGGGTGGCCTCATCGGCTTCCAGGAAAAAGCGTAGCACGGCATCCGGGAAAATGACGGAGCCGATGTCGCGGCCCTCCATGATCAGGCCGTTAAAGCCTGAGCGCTCAGCCACAGTGGCCTGCGAGCGCTGGTACTCGAAGAGAAACTTACGCACGTCGGGCACGGCGGCAAAGGGCGATACGCTGGCGTTGACGGCGTCCGAGCGGATGTCTTCCTCGCGGGGGACTTTTCCGCCGATGCTGATGCGGGCGCTCTGGCCGTCGATTTCCTCGCCCAGTTGGAGCTTGGCCAACTGCGTTTCAATCGCAGCGGTGTCCTCGGGGCTGACCCCGGCCTGTACGAGCGCGAAGGTTACGGCGCGGTAGTGCGAGCCGGTATCGACATGCATCAGGTTAAAGCGGGCGGCCAGGGCGCGCGAGGTGGAGGACTTGCCGCTGGCGGCGCCGCCGTCCACGGCGATAACGGGGAAAATAGTGTTCATGACGGGCGGAGGTCTTCGAGGACCTCGAAAAAGTTCGGGAAGGTTTTTGCGCAGCAGCCGGGGTTGTTAATGGTGATCCAGGGGCGACCGTCGCCGTGCAGGTCGCGGCAGCCGAGGATGCCGAAGCTCATAGCCACGCGGTGGTCGTGGTAGGTATCGATGGCGACCGGTGCATCTGCGGTGGCTTTTTTCATCGCGGCCAGATCCGGGGTGACGGTGAGCGAGTCCTCGGTTTCATCCACCTTTTGGCCAAGCTTGCGCAACTCGGTGGCCATGGCGTTCACGCGATCGGTTTCCTGTTTGCGGGTGTGGGCGATACCGGTGATGGTGAGCGGCTTTTCCAGCAGGGGAGTGAGCGCGGCCAATGTCAGGAAGGTGTCCGAAATGGCGTTAAAGTCGAAGCTGTCGGGAATGTCCGCCGTCCCGGTGGGGCTGACGGCGAGGTTCTCACCCTCGGAGGCGGTTTCTACGCCGAGAGCTGCCATCACCTCGGTGAACCCGATGTCGCCCTGCAGGGCGATGCGGCCCATGCGGCGCAGGTTCAGGCTGCCGCCGGTCACCCACGGCAGCGCCAGAAAGTAGCTCGCGGCGGTGGCGTCGGGCTCGATGACGTAGGCGGGGCGGTTGTAGTAGTAGCTTTGCTCGCCGTTGAAGGCATATTGACCGCCCTCAGCGCTCTGCGGCTCGATCCCGAACTGCGCCATCATGGTCAGCGTCATCTCGACGAAGGGCTTGGAGACGGTCTCTCCGGCCAGTTCGACGGTGAGCGGAGCCTCTGCCAGTGGCGCAGCCATGAGCAGGGCGGAAAGAATCTGGCTCGATGCTGAGGCATCGACGCTGAGCGCACCCCCGGCGAAGCCCTTGGTCGTGAGTACAAACGGGAAAAAGCCCGGCTCGCCCGCGAAGTCAGCCTCAGCCGCTCCGGCAGCAGCGAGGGCGTCGAGGAGGCCCTTGATGGGGCGCTTGCGCATGGCTTCGGAGCCGTCGAGCTGATAGCGCCCGCCTCTTCTCAGTGCGAGCATCGCAGTCAGGAAGCGAGCGGCAGTCCCGGCGTTACCGATGTTGAGTTCAGCCTCTGCCTGCGGGATGTCTCCGCCGCGTCCGATGATAAAGATCGACTTGCCTGCCGGGTCGGTCGAGACCGTGAAACCCAGCGTCTTGAGCGCGGCTGCCATGATCTGCGTGTCCTCGCTGAAGAGCGCACCCTCCAGGGTGAGGGACTCGCGGGAAAGCGCAGCCAGCACCAGAGCGCGGTTGGTGATGCTCTTGGAGCCGGGCAGGCTCACGGTGCCGGTGACCGGTTTGCTAAAGGGGCTGAGGGTCAGTTGCTCCATGGGAATGGCTTGGACAAGGAAGGACGGTTGCAATGATACGCAGATTAACTTTTACCGCAGAGGCACAAAGACGCAATGGATGGGTTTTTCAGTGTTTTGTATGACCACTTTTTCGAGTTTGCTACGTTTTTCCAACATAATCCTACCTTCCACGGGTTCTACCGCTACGCGGTTTGATATTGGCATTGAGGCAAGTCACTTCTACGCCTAATAAACGGGATATCCCAACGTTCACGAGGCCCGTGCCGTAATAAGTGTAACCCTCGATGAATGATTTTATTCCTACTAGCGTATAATAAGTACGCTCAATATATATAGAAGTAGGCATCGTATGCATGCATTTCTTAGACGTCTATCCTTGTTCCAAAATAGCACTGAAATTATTGATATAAAGATGTTTCCAATGAGCAAAAACCATGCGATGCATTGCTCAAAAAAGAAATTAATATAATTAAAAAAAAGATTAGAAATGGCAACGATAAGCCCCACGATTAACGAATAAATAATCGTATATGTGAATTTCATTCAATTATTTGATTTAGGCATTCTAGAGGCAAACTATCTGTATATTGATGTCTTCTAAGTCTTAGTGGATGAATACGAGATGCGCTTAGGTTTTCAGTATTAGAAGTTGCCACTGGGCCTGCAGCATGTGCCCACACATGCAAGTCGAGTCTGTGTGGTCATCATGGTTCAATCTTTAGTCGTTACGGACGGCGTCGCGGTAGGTTTTGCCCTTTTCGAGCAGGTTGGCGATGGCGAAGGGGTCGTTGTTGGCGATGGCGGCGCGCATGGCCTGCCAGTGCTCTTCAAAGCCTTGCATGGCGCGCAGGATCTCCTCGCGGTTTTCCAGGATAATGGCTTTCCACAG
This genomic interval from Ruficoccus sp. ZRK36 contains the following:
- a CDS encoding lysophospholipid acyltransferase family protein, producing the protein MKNPGTNPVYRGGWALSHFIFDFFTRWEVYGTENIPKEGPFLLAGNHASFFDPPAFGAACPRELHYFARSTLFVGKFGNLIRQCHAIPVDRDGGNDLQAFREVFKVLRSGGGLLVFPEGTRSDDGNLREARPGVGMIAVRAKVPIIPARIHGSFRVFSRHQKLPDLKNQISVVYGPALDVADLDPGDTAPKRFLTISERVLEAIGQLNPPPRVEV
- a CDS encoding STAS domain-containing protein yields the protein MSSDIVQFSDGEKEFVCAFVGPLNAERCQQVQEDLIKKIEATDDVVNFDMKEVTFASSSFLRIVLTVNKRVGKQRLKITNVDPQVKKVFKMSGLWDALGMGK
- a CDS encoding SulP family inorganic anion transporter → MLNFFRKRTANLKDDLLSGLTVALALVPEAIAFAFVAGVSPIIGLYSAFFMGLITAVFGGRPGMISGATGAVAVVLVTLVAKYGVEYMFPTVVLCGIIQVLAGMGKLGQFIRMVPYSVMLGFVNGLAIVIFMAQFGSFKTVNAAGELVLLHGPALVLMLALVGLTMLIIWLLPKLTRAVPASLAAILIVTGLSIAINKAAPASWEAQGQSHTLLTVGDMLRANTTARATTEAKAELGPEASPEAIATQVATTVEAEGGISAGLPKLFFLDEQYDFLPPMNLHTLWIIFPFALTMAAVGLIESLMTLSLIDEITETRGRGNRECLGQGLANIVSGMFGGMGGCAMIGQSLINVNSGGRGRASGITAALCLLSFVLVLAPWIEMIPMAALVGVMFMVVIGTFEWASLRTFRKIPFSDVIVMVVVAAYTVVMHDLATAVVIGVIISALVFAWRHATHLGAEVYANEKGARVYQLHGPLFFASVASFKELFKPHEDPDEVIVDFYFTRVYDQSGLEAINTLTEKYQSLGKRLHLTHLSPECRKLLDKAGDSVEVNLSEDPQYHVATERLG
- the aroA gene encoding 3-phosphoshikimate 1-carboxyvinyltransferase, which gives rise to MEQLTLSPFSKPVTGTVSLPGSKSITNRALVLAALSRESLTLEGALFSEDTQIMAAALKTLGFTVSTDPAGKSIFIIGRGGDIPQAEAELNIGNAGTAARFLTAMLALRRGGRYQLDGSEAMRKRPIKGLLDALAAAGAAEADFAGEPGFFPFVLTTKGFAGGALSVDASASSQILSALLMAAPLAEAPLTVELAGETVSKPFVEMTLTMMAQFGIEPQSAEGGQYAFNGEQSYYYNRPAYVIEPDATAASYFLALPWVTGGSLNLRRMGRIALQGDIGFTEVMAALGVETASEGENLAVSPTGTADIPDSFDFNAISDTFLTLAALTPLLEKPLTITGIAHTRKQETDRVNAMATELRKLGQKVDETEDSLTVTPDLAAMKKATADAPVAIDTYHDHRVAMSFGILGCRDLHGDGRPWITINNPGCCAKTFPNFFEVLEDLRPS
- the prmC gene encoding peptide chain release factor N(5)-glutamine methyltransferase, with the translated sequence MQPLLDILQKTTAFFQQKGVPQARLDAELIIAHALGCRRLDLYLQFDRLLTESELAAMRPLVARRGKREPLQHLLGEAHFHGLVLKADARALIPRPETEELVELLVERLGASPPATVCDLGTGTGAIALALAAAFPQAQIAAVDASAAALTLAAENAATAGLTERVRFVESDWLAALDGERFSLIVSNPPYLTEEEWEQVEPEVRDWEPKSALTAGPDGLDDYRKIFAAAPAHLEPGGWLALETGISQHAALAEIAQEAGFATTESLNDLSGRERFFLAQQAGCTCGQ
- a CDS encoding (d)CMP kinase, yielding MNTIFPVIAVDGGAASGKSSTSRALAARFNLMHVDTGSHYRAVTFALVQAGVSPEDTAAIETQLAKLQLGEEIDGQSARISIGGKVPREEDIRSDAVNASVSPFAAVPDVRKFLFEYQRSQATVAERSGFNGLIMEGRDIGSVIFPDAVLRFFLEADEATRAARRAKEGQTDSIAERDRIDSSRKTAPLLCPVGAERIDTSHLTLEQVVDLLAGHIEDATGLAPVQA